The Sorangiineae bacterium MSr11367 genome window below encodes:
- a CDS encoding sigma-54 dependent transcriptional regulator yields the protein MPEPSRDRRKPARVLVVDDQMSMAEMIADGLADRGYDATPMASSRDAAVLLAREPIDLLVTDLRMPRIDGLGLLAASRKADPSRPVIVMTAYSAVDTAIESIRQGAYHYMTKPFKVEELVLFVERALDESKLRREAVALRRALRAQFGLENLVGESAAMREVGDLVERVADASVPVLITGETGTGKGLVARAIHAQGARADAPFVSVNCASLPENLLESELFGHVKGAFTGATANRVGLLEGADGGTLFLDEIGEMAPALQAKLLHVLESGTVRAVGSNKERAVDARIVAATHRDLRERVAKGEFREDLLYRLDVVSMALPPLRHRRDDLPALIEHFLAAAKSKHARSPVESIAPEALERMLEHRWPGNVRELQHVMERAVLLGRSREIGLADLPATVVEGGAAAKGMAFSGEVLPLREVQRRYVAWAYEQFGGRKVLTAEKLGIDFKTLSRWLDSGGESNEGR from the coding sequence ATGCCTGAGCCCTCACGAGACCGTCGAAAGCCCGCGCGCGTTCTGGTCGTCGACGATCAAATGTCGATGGCCGAAATGATCGCCGACGGCTTGGCCGATCGCGGCTACGACGCGACGCCCATGGCTTCGAGCCGCGATGCGGCGGTGCTCCTCGCGCGCGAGCCCATCGATTTGCTGGTGACGGATCTGCGCATGCCACGCATCGATGGGCTCGGGCTTCTGGCGGCTTCGCGCAAGGCCGATCCATCGCGCCCCGTCATCGTCATGACCGCGTACAGCGCGGTGGATACGGCCATCGAATCGATCCGGCAGGGCGCGTACCACTACATGACGAAGCCCTTCAAGGTGGAGGAGCTCGTGCTCTTCGTCGAGAGGGCGCTGGACGAGTCCAAACTGCGGCGCGAGGCGGTGGCGCTGCGCCGTGCGCTGCGCGCGCAGTTCGGGTTGGAGAACCTCGTCGGCGAGAGCGCGGCGATGCGCGAGGTGGGCGATCTCGTCGAGCGCGTCGCCGATGCATCGGTGCCGGTGTTGATCACCGGCGAGACCGGGACGGGAAAAGGCCTCGTGGCGCGGGCGATTCACGCGCAAGGTGCGCGGGCCGACGCGCCGTTCGTGTCGGTGAATTGCGCGTCGTTGCCCGAGAATCTGCTGGAAAGTGAGCTCTTTGGCCACGTCAAAGGCGCCTTCACCGGGGCCACCGCGAACCGCGTGGGCCTGCTCGAGGGGGCCGACGGCGGCACCCTGTTCCTCGACGAGATCGGCGAGATGGCGCCCGCCCTCCAGGCGAAGCTTCTCCACGTATTGGAAAGCGGAACGGTCCGCGCCGTCGGCTCGAACAAGGAGCGCGCGGTGGATGCACGCATCGTCGCGGCGACGCACCGCGACCTTCGCGAGCGCGTGGCCAAAGGCGAATTTCGCGAGGACCTTCTATACCGCCTCGACGTGGTGTCGATGGCGCTGCCTCCGCTGCGGCACCGACGCGACGACTTGCCGGCGCTGATCGAGCATTTTCTGGCCGCGGCCAAGTCGAAGCATGCGCGCTCGCCCGTGGAATCGATTGCGCCCGAGGCCCTGGAGCGGATGCTCGAGCACCGCTGGCCGGGCAATGTGCGCGAGCTGCAGCACGTGATGGAGCGCGCGGTGCTGCTCGGACGCAGCCGTGAAATCGGCTTGGCGGATCTGCCGGCGACCGTGGTGGAGGGCGGTGCGGCGGCCAAGGGCATGGCCTTCTCGGGTGAGGTGCTTCCCTTGCGCGAGGTGCAACGCCGTTACGTGGCGTGGGCGTATGAGCAATTCGGCGGCCGCAAAGTGCTCACCGCCGAGAAGCTGGGCATCGACTTCAAGACACTGAGCCGCTGGCTCGACAGCGGAGGCGAGTCCAACGAAGGACGATAA
- a CDS encoding GNAT family N-acetyltransferase: MGTLRMPALETERLVIRPFIEADLEACHELLDREGGEGRSREARKHWLDWTMASYEELDSLHQPPYGDRAIVRKGEPRRRVIGACGLAPCLLPLARLIDPNASPPNEGYMPEVGLYYALSSAQRGQGYATEVARALADWALRELHLARIVATTTYDNGPSQRVMERIGMRLTRNPRPDPSWLQVVGILVS; encoded by the coding sequence ATGGGAACATTGCGGATGCCCGCCCTGGAGACCGAGCGTCTCGTCATTCGCCCATTCATCGAGGCGGATCTCGAGGCATGCCACGAACTGCTCGATCGCGAGGGCGGGGAGGGGCGCTCGCGGGAAGCGCGCAAGCACTGGCTCGATTGGACGATGGCGAGCTACGAGGAGCTCGACTCGTTGCACCAACCTCCCTATGGCGACCGCGCCATCGTGCGAAAGGGCGAACCGCGTCGCCGAGTGATTGGCGCATGCGGCCTCGCCCCGTGCCTTTTGCCTTTGGCCCGCCTCATCGACCCGAATGCGTCGCCGCCGAACGAGGGTTACATGCCCGAGGTAGGCCTCTATTACGCTTTGTCTTCCGCCCAACGCGGCCAGGGCTACGCCACGGAGGTCGCACGGGCGCTCGCGGACTGGGCGCTGCGTGAATTGCACCTTGCACGCATCGTTGCCACGACGACCTATGACAATGGACCTTCGCAACGCGTGATGGAGCGAATCGGCATGCGCCTCACCCGCAACCCGCGCCCCGATCCGTCTTGGTTGCAGGTGGTGGGTATTTTGGTTTCTTGA
- a CDS encoding alpha/beta hydrolase, producing the protein MKFLSFGLAVALSLATGCSGGNAKPPATVLSQTGRQSVLIEGVSIVYHVHGSGPVVFAHPGGPGAEWSYLRMPEVEKVATVVYIEPMGTGASGNLSDPNGYTFARYAAFVDGVRAHLGVDRFVLLGHSHGGFVAQTYALAHPEHLRGLILYDTSPTTGTEWQKDVESNLKWFEHEPWFDEAKAGLAQETSVKTDDEMTAVFRREMPLYFADWTGRQKEYEPLRAHVRFAVAPTKSGVDPSAPADVGVTNLFDVRSRLGEIKVPTLVLVGTKDFVCSRKWSNVLHEGIKGSQLVVFEKSGHMGHIEEPRAHASAIAEFLAPLTP; encoded by the coding sequence ATGAAGTTCCTCTCGTTCGGTCTCGCCGTCGCGTTGTCGCTTGCGACCGGTTGCAGCGGTGGAAACGCCAAGCCACCGGCCACGGTCCTTTCGCAGACCGGCCGGCAATCCGTGCTCATCGAGGGCGTCTCGATTGTCTACCACGTGCATGGGAGCGGTCCGGTCGTGTTCGCGCACCCGGGCGGGCCGGGCGCCGAGTGGTCGTACCTGCGCATGCCCGAGGTCGAGAAGGTCGCCACGGTGGTGTACATCGAGCCCATGGGAACGGGGGCCTCGGGGAATCTTTCCGATCCGAACGGCTACACCTTCGCGCGCTACGCGGCCTTCGTCGATGGCGTCCGCGCGCACTTGGGGGTGGACCGCTTCGTCTTGCTGGGGCATTCGCACGGCGGCTTCGTGGCGCAGACGTACGCGCTCGCGCACCCCGAGCATCTGCGCGGGCTGATTCTTTACGACACCTCGCCGACGACCGGCACCGAATGGCAAAAAGACGTCGAATCGAATTTGAAGTGGTTCGAGCACGAGCCTTGGTTCGATGAGGCCAAAGCCGGGCTGGCCCAGGAGACGAGCGTCAAAACGGACGACGAGATGACCGCCGTCTTTCGTCGCGAGATGCCATTGTACTTCGCCGACTGGACGGGGCGTCAAAAGGAGTACGAACCATTGCGCGCGCACGTGCGTTTTGCCGTCGCGCCGACCAAAAGCGGTGTGGATCCCTCGGCCCCGGCCGATGTGGGCGTCACCAACCTGTTCGATGTGCGCTCGCGCCTTGGCGAAATCAAGGTGCCCACCTTGGTTCTCGTCGGCACCAAAGATTTCGTCTGCTCGCGCAAATGGTCCAATGTTCTCCACGAGGGCATCAAGGGCTCGCAGCTCGTCGTCTTCGAAAAGAGCGGCCACATGGGCCACATCGAAGAGCCTCGGGCGCACGCCAGCGCGATCGCCGAATTCCTCGCGCCGCTCACGCCGTAG
- a CDS encoding EI24 domain-containing protein — translation MQGVERPGKLGWADGFRTFFQGFGFVVARPAVWPYAAVPMLAACALTVVLAVLGIWAAGDLVDAVFDAFGGAHEGGGYVATRIVVYVLVVGGAMLLASSLAQPLSGPALDRIVRAQEAAAGRAPLADAPFFESVRRSLKITLVTLAIGVPVFVTLSLVELLFPPAIVVTWPLKLVASALLASWNLLDYPFGLRRMGFRQRVAFYQEHLGPCFAFGVPVALIALIPFLGLLMLPVGVAGATRLVIACEDER, via the coding sequence ATGCAGGGCGTGGAGCGGCCGGGCAAGCTTGGTTGGGCAGACGGATTTCGGACCTTTTTCCAAGGGTTCGGATTCGTGGTCGCGCGGCCTGCGGTATGGCCCTACGCCGCGGTGCCCATGCTGGCCGCGTGCGCACTCACGGTGGTGCTCGCGGTGCTGGGGATTTGGGCCGCGGGCGATCTCGTGGATGCGGTCTTCGACGCCTTCGGCGGCGCGCACGAGGGCGGCGGTTACGTGGCGACGCGCATCGTCGTTTACGTGCTCGTGGTGGGCGGGGCGATGCTCCTCGCGAGCAGCCTGGCGCAGCCGCTTTCGGGGCCTGCACTCGATCGGATCGTGCGGGCGCAAGAGGCGGCCGCGGGGCGTGCGCCCTTGGCCGATGCGCCGTTCTTCGAATCGGTGCGGCGGTCGCTGAAGATCACGCTGGTGACGTTGGCGATCGGCGTACCGGTGTTCGTGACGCTGTCGCTGGTGGAGCTTCTTTTTCCGCCGGCCATCGTGGTCACGTGGCCGTTGAAGCTGGTGGCCTCGGCGCTGCTCGCCTCGTGGAATCTCTTGGATTATCCGTTCGGGCTGCGGCGCATGGGGTTTCGTCAGCGCGTCGCGTTCTATCAGGAGCATCTGGGCCCGTGTTTCGCGTTTGGCGTGCCCGTCGCGCTGATCGCGCTGATTCCGTTCCTCGGGCTCTTGATGCTGCCGGTCGGTGTGGCGGGCGCCACGAGGCTCGTGATCGCGTGCGAGGACGAGAGGTGA
- a CDS encoding ATP-dependent DNA helicase, translated as MLSPSSSSDLDLERALIERFGLRQFRPWQKDAIDALLSGPGRVLLIAPTGGGKSLTYQLPAALLPGTTLVVSPLVALMEDQVRSLAARGIEATYLASTVPFEVRRHRETMLARGAFKLVYAAPERLASDAFVSLLARSNISLVAVDEAHCIAQWGHDFRPDYLRIGGILERLAPPRVLACTATATPEVRQEIRAALGFRDGESVEVLRGFARPNLHLAARYIDGPKEARAAMFTALDEALGSPKAPRGGAIVYAATRKTTEQFAEALREKKYRVGAYHAGLDAGSRTNVSAAFSDRSLDVVVATNAFGMGIDRPDIRLVVHVQPPSSIEAYYQEVGRAGRDEATAHGLLLCSGADIALRRRLVETDRDGMNASSEQAARAWALFRELLMYLDARTCRHDFVLRYFGDEQELLGGCGHCDVCATIEARGAASDAAADEETALVVRKALSGVARAGRRAGLVAIAEMLHGDRTTRSERFGFTDLSTFGLLAERRPEFIVSLLRAMLAAGWIDLTPTEHPVPFLTGTGRDVMHARLPVRIALPPETAPVGRKARRSPKEPARAGASGSDAVAEVDDAARPLFERLRAHRSEIAKERGVPAYVVAPNRSLVELAYIKPRTLGELSGIHGFGPSRIADYGEGFLSVLIQG; from the coding sequence ATGTTGTCGCCGTCTTCTTCTTCCGACCTGGACCTCGAGCGCGCACTGATCGAGCGATTTGGGCTGCGCCAATTCCGTCCATGGCAGAAGGACGCGATCGACGCGCTGCTTTCCGGGCCCGGGCGCGTGCTGCTCATCGCGCCGACCGGCGGTGGAAAATCGCTGACGTATCAACTGCCGGCCGCACTCTTGCCCGGGACGACGTTGGTGGTCTCGCCACTGGTGGCGCTGATGGAGGACCAGGTTCGTTCCCTGGCCGCGCGCGGCATCGAGGCCACGTACTTGGCGTCGACGGTGCCGTTCGAGGTGCGGCGGCATCGGGAGACGATGCTCGCGCGCGGTGCGTTCAAGTTGGTGTACGCGGCGCCGGAGCGGCTGGCGTCGGATGCGTTCGTGTCGCTGCTTGCGCGCAGCAATATTTCGCTGGTCGCCGTGGACGAGGCGCACTGCATCGCGCAATGGGGGCACGATTTTCGGCCGGACTATCTGCGGATTGGGGGCATTCTGGAGCGGCTCGCCCCGCCGCGGGTGCTTGCGTGCACGGCCACGGCCACGCCGGAGGTGCGCCAGGAGATCCGCGCAGCACTCGGTTTTCGGGACGGCGAGAGCGTGGAAGTGCTGCGTGGGTTCGCGCGGCCGAATTTGCATCTGGCGGCGCGCTACATCGATGGGCCGAAGGAGGCACGGGCCGCGATGTTCACCGCGCTGGACGAGGCGCTCGGGTCGCCGAAGGCCCCACGCGGCGGTGCCATCGTATACGCGGCGACGCGCAAGACCACGGAGCAATTCGCGGAGGCGTTGCGCGAGAAGAAGTACCGCGTCGGGGCCTACCACGCGGGGCTCGACGCGGGCTCGCGCACCAACGTGTCCGCCGCGTTCTCGGATCGCAGCCTGGACGTGGTGGTGGCGACGAATGCGTTCGGCATGGGCATCGATCGGCCGGACATCCGTCTGGTGGTGCACGTGCAACCACCGTCGTCGATCGAGGCGTATTACCAGGAAGTGGGCCGCGCGGGGCGCGACGAGGCGACCGCGCATGGGTTGCTCCTGTGCAGCGGTGCCGACATTGCGCTGCGGCGTCGGTTGGTCGAGACGGATCGCGACGGGATGAATGCGTCCTCCGAGCAGGCGGCGCGCGCCTGGGCGCTGTTCCGCGAGCTCTTGATGTACCTGGACGCGCGCACGTGCCGGCACGACTTCGTGCTGCGGTATTTCGGCGACGAGCAGGAGTTGCTCGGTGGGTGCGGGCACTGCGACGTGTGCGCGACCATCGAGGCACGGGGCGCGGCGTCGGATGCAGCTGCGGACGAGGAGACGGCGCTGGTGGTGCGCAAGGCGCTGTCGGGCGTGGCGCGGGCCGGGCGACGTGCGGGGTTGGTCGCGATCGCGGAAATGCTGCACGGGGACCGGACGACGCGGTCCGAGCGATTCGGGTTTACGGACCTGTCGACCTTCGGGCTCTTGGCCGAGCGCCGGCCGGAATTCATCGTGTCCTTGCTGCGCGCGATGCTCGCCGCAGGGTGGATCGATCTAACGCCGACGGAGCACCCGGTGCCGTTCCTAACGGGCACGGGCCGCGACGTGATGCATGCGAGGCTGCCCGTGCGCATCGCATTGCCACCCGAGACGGCCCCGGTGGGGCGCAAAGCGCGGCGTTCGCCCAAGGAGCCGGCGCGCGCGGGTGCGAGCGGTAGCGACGCAGTGGCCGAGGTGGACGACGCCGCGCGACCGCTTTTCGAGCGACTGCGCGCGCACCGCAGCGAAATTGCGAAAGAGCGCGGGGTGCCCGCCTACGTGGTGGCACCGAACCGGAGCCTGGTGGAATTGGCGTACATCAAGCCGCGCACCTTGGGCGAGCTCTCGGGCATCCACGGCTTCGGCCCTTCGCGCATTGCCGACTATGGCGAGGGGTTTCTGTCCGTGTTGATACAGGGCTAA
- a CDS encoding ATP-binding protein — protein MKTSTLVAWMLAAIALVTVLAYWDEQKESAAMLNDFAQEPLALADALSASPEHLTAAIHAVERPHAVRVFVAKPGTEGLTASDGSVLRSKALEGSHGAVRLSRPEAADLGLPARTALAGVRAFEAADGRRWTVAVVATAQAFRDREMRGQWRLVLCVVVASGLVLAFGGLAMRTQRKELELSHQLAVTTLRNERDERLVRADKLATMGALATGIAHEVSTPLGVIVGRAEQLLPKQTDDRARRAVESILQQTERIDAVIRGFLSLARGAEPSLAHREAAAVARTAVELVEHRFEKAAVRLTTDIPEDLPKIACDARLFEQVLVNLLLNACDACDRNATAGTVHLAVRRGEQGDVEFTVTDDGVGISADAAERATEPFFTTKPEGNGTGLGLAITNEIVKHHRGSLTLRPRADGRGTRASVSLPIAGDDHA, from the coding sequence GTGAAGACGTCCACCCTCGTCGCGTGGATGCTCGCCGCGATCGCCCTCGTCACGGTGCTTGCATATTGGGACGAGCAGAAAGAGTCCGCCGCGATGTTGAATGACTTTGCGCAGGAGCCGTTGGCGCTGGCCGACGCGCTTTCGGCGTCCCCCGAGCACCTGACGGCCGCCATCCACGCCGTGGAGCGTCCGCACGCGGTGCGCGTGTTCGTGGCGAAGCCCGGGACCGAGGGCCTGACGGCGAGCGATGGGTCCGTGCTGCGCTCGAAGGCCCTTGAGGGCTCGCACGGTGCCGTCCGACTTTCGCGACCCGAGGCCGCGGATCTCGGTCTACCGGCACGTACCGCGCTCGCCGGCGTGCGCGCCTTCGAGGCCGCGGATGGACGGCGTTGGACGGTGGCCGTGGTCGCCACCGCGCAGGCCTTCCGCGATCGCGAGATGCGCGGACAATGGCGGCTGGTGCTCTGCGTGGTCGTGGCCTCGGGCCTCGTGCTGGCCTTCGGCGGGCTGGCCATGCGCACGCAGCGCAAGGAGCTCGAGCTTTCGCACCAGCTCGCCGTCACCACCTTGCGAAACGAACGCGACGAGCGCCTCGTGCGCGCCGACAAGCTGGCCACGATGGGGGCCCTGGCCACGGGCATCGCCCACGAAGTCTCCACGCCGCTCGGCGTCATCGTGGGACGCGCCGAGCAGCTTCTCCCGAAGCAAACCGACGACCGCGCACGCCGCGCCGTCGAAAGCATTCTCCAGCAGACCGAGCGCATCGACGCCGTGATCCGCGGCTTTCTTTCGCTCGCGCGCGGCGCGGAGCCTTCGCTCGCGCATCGTGAGGCGGCGGCGGTGGCTCGGACGGCGGTGGAGCTGGTGGAGCATCGCTTCGAGAAGGCGGCCGTCCGCCTCACCACGGACATTCCGGAGGATTTGCCCAAGATCGCGTGCGATGCGCGGCTGTTCGAGCAAGTGCTGGTCAACCTGCTGCTCAATGCGTGCGATGCGTGCGACCGCAACGCGACCGCGGGCACGGTGCATCTCGCCGTTCGCCGCGGCGAACAGGGGGACGTGGAGTTCACGGTGACCGACGATGGTGTGGGCATCTCCGCCGACGCGGCCGAGCGCGCCACCGAGCCATTTTTCACGACCAAGCCGGAGGGCAACGGGACCGGCCTCGGGCTCGCCATCACGAACGAAATCGTGAAACATCATCGAGGCTCGCTCACCCTCCGCCCGCGCGCGGACGGCCGAGGAACCCGAGCCTCCGTGTCCCTTCCCATCGCCGGTGACGACCATGCCTGA
- a CDS encoding class II glutamine amidotransferase, with amino-acid sequence MIAVKSPPSGMCELLGMECNVPTDIVFSFSGLALRGGLKGPHADGWGLVLYEGKAVRSFLEPTAAANSPLATFVRKNPIKTLLAIAHVRKKTRGRVSLENTHPFVRELWGRHMVFAHNGTVRGVRKHPIGRFRPIGDTDSEYAFCALLHLLDRAFPKGYPRSQHALWEKVAELGGRIGREGTFNFLLGDGRHLYARCATKLSYIIRKAPFREATLADDDLCVDFSQVTTPSDRVAVIATQPLTRDEVWVQGNSGEMWVFEKGKLRATLPSR; translated from the coding sequence ATGATTGCGGTAAAGTCCCCTCCGTCCGGTATGTGCGAACTTCTCGGGATGGAGTGCAACGTCCCCACCGACATCGTCTTCTCGTTCTCGGGCCTTGCGCTTCGCGGCGGTTTGAAAGGCCCCCACGCCGACGGGTGGGGTTTGGTGCTCTACGAGGGCAAAGCGGTCCGCAGCTTTTTGGAGCCCACCGCCGCGGCCAACTCCCCGCTGGCCACCTTCGTGCGCAAAAATCCGATCAAGACGCTCCTGGCCATCGCCCACGTGCGCAAGAAGACGCGCGGGCGGGTATCGCTCGAGAACACGCATCCCTTCGTGCGCGAACTGTGGGGCCGCCACATGGTGTTCGCCCACAATGGGACGGTGCGCGGCGTGCGCAAGCACCCGATCGGGCGATTCCGACCCATCGGCGACACGGACAGCGAGTATGCGTTCTGCGCGCTGCTGCATTTGCTCGATCGGGCCTTTCCGAAGGGGTATCCGCGCTCACAGCACGCGCTCTGGGAAAAAGTGGCGGAGCTCGGCGGGCGCATTGGACGCGAGGGGACGTTCAACTTCTTGCTCGGCGACGGCCGGCATCTGTATGCGCGCTGCGCGACCAAGCTGAGTTACATCATCCGCAAGGCACCGTTTCGCGAGGCGACGTTGGCCGACGACGACCTGTGCGTGGACTTTTCGCAGGTGACGACGCCGAGCGATCGCGTGGCCGTGATCGCGACGCAGCCGCTGACCCGGGACGAGGTTTGGGTGCAGGGAAATTCCGGCGAAATGTGGGTCTTCGAGAAAGGGAAGCTCCGGGCGACCTTACCTTCGCGGTGA
- a CDS encoding chloride channel protein, producing MALAAGGFAIAFRAALTFFFHHAAGEGNIVAALARAPVGLRLVLPAVGGLLAGVVGLWIARKPSGHGVDDVMEAVVLGRVHLSMRVTLMKSLASWLAIASGGSIGREGPLIQFGGAAGKVVSDRLGLSRERARILIAAGTAAGFAAAYNTPFAAVLFVLEVVAGVVVLDTMVPTLVATVLATALTRAVVGAGPIYGQRAFELRADAELLAFAGLAIFATVVAQGFMRLLTIGKKAFHRAALPLPWRPALGGLLAGAIVAVLPEVAGNGYEPLDALLSARFTAGFVVVLLLGKALATTASVSSGSPGGVFTPVLLLGGGTGYLYAVALEHAGISVGPAGGYALLGMAAAVAATTHAPLMAAVMAFELSGDYAIVLPLILVTALSTGISRKLRKDSIYTAELRDRGISWELTMEGRKIDH from the coding sequence GTGGCGCTGGCCGCGGGGGGCTTTGCCATTGCCTTTCGCGCGGCCCTGACGTTCTTTTTCCATCACGCGGCCGGTGAGGGAAACATCGTAGCGGCACTCGCGCGGGCGCCGGTAGGGCTGCGGCTGGTGCTTCCCGCGGTGGGCGGCTTACTGGCCGGCGTGGTGGGGTTGTGGATTGCCCGCAAGCCGTCTGGCCATGGTGTGGACGACGTCATGGAGGCGGTGGTGCTCGGACGCGTGCACCTCTCGATGCGGGTGACCTTGATGAAGTCACTGGCCTCGTGGTTGGCCATTGCCTCGGGCGGGTCGATTGGACGGGAAGGGCCGCTGATTCAATTTGGCGGCGCCGCGGGGAAGGTGGTGAGCGATCGCCTGGGCCTATCGAGGGAGCGTGCGCGCATCCTGATTGCCGCGGGCACCGCCGCCGGGTTTGCGGCCGCGTACAATACGCCGTTTGCGGCGGTGTTGTTCGTCTTGGAGGTCGTGGCCGGCGTGGTGGTGCTCGACACGATGGTCCCGACCTTGGTGGCGACGGTGCTGGCCACCGCGCTGACCCGTGCCGTCGTTGGGGCGGGGCCCATTTACGGGCAGCGCGCCTTCGAGCTCCGCGCGGACGCCGAGCTTTTGGCCTTTGCCGGCCTGGCGATCTTCGCGACGGTGGTGGCGCAGGGGTTCATGCGCCTTTTGACGATTGGCAAAAAGGCATTTCACCGTGCCGCACTTCCATTGCCCTGGCGCCCTGCGCTCGGAGGCTTGCTCGCCGGCGCCATCGTCGCCGTCTTGCCCGAGGTGGCCGGCAATGGCTACGAGCCGCTCGATGCCTTGCTGAGCGCGCGCTTCACCGCGGGCTTCGTCGTCGTGCTTTTGCTCGGCAAGGCCTTGGCCACGACGGCCTCGGTATCCTCGGGAAGCCCCGGCGGCGTGTTCACCCCGGTGCTCCTTTTGGGCGGCGGCACCGGTTATTTGTACGCGGTGGCGTTGGAACATGCCGGGATAAGCGTCGGCCCTGCGGGCGGCTACGCACTGCTGGGCATGGCCGCCGCTGTGGCCGCAACGACGCACGCGCCGCTCATGGCCGCCGTGATGGCGTTCGAGCTCTCGGGTGATTACGCCATCGTTTTGCCATTGATCCTCGTGACGGCCTTATCCACTGGGATATCGCGCAAGTTGCGAAAAGACTCGATCTACACGGCGGAATTGCGCGATCGCGGCATTTCGTGGGAGCTCACCATGGAGGGTCGCAAGATTGACCACTAA
- a CDS encoding AI-2E family transporter — protein MVASRQKDAEVARPAPPSSPAGAVSARDRRALVPLSDVELPRLSMAPVAPETARGRRIALTVVVVLTFLTVAWIASPLWVGIALGTVMAFTAQPAYRRLATAIGDRRAIAAALTTVLSGIVSAVALSAIVYILVRELFFLVAVFQQKLGSDSLTELVGERATRLFDRLGIDRGVAITRLRHELSAASEYAARAAGTLVQATTSAMLGLVVAVMTMYYVLLEWPNIALRLERVLPLDPRHTRALVLEFRDVGRSSFVGTIATAAVQGLLGGIGYAWAGLSSSVTLGLLTAIASFVPLVGTSLVWMGVSVYLLVNGKLLASFLVCGWGFFVVMGLSDYFIRPRLVGGAGHGHPLLMLVALLGGIEVFGLAGLIVGPILMSLFLAALRIYEREVDTEDLPDRRYSGTAPQAGPGSSHQLEETPPPTRPRKTLHEHEE, from the coding sequence GTGGTCGCATCCCGGCAGAAAGACGCGGAGGTCGCTCGTCCGGCGCCGCCGTCGAGCCCCGCGGGAGCCGTTTCGGCGCGGGATCGGCGTGCCTTGGTTCCGCTGTCGGATGTCGAGTTGCCCCGGCTGTCCATGGCCCCGGTGGCGCCCGAAACGGCGCGGGGAAGGCGCATTGCCCTCACCGTCGTGGTGGTTCTCACCTTCCTCACGGTCGCCTGGATTGCCTCGCCCCTTTGGGTCGGCATTGCCCTCGGCACCGTGATGGCGTTTACCGCCCAACCCGCTTACCGCCGCTTGGCCACGGCCATTGGCGATCGCCGCGCCATCGCCGCCGCCCTCACCACGGTGCTCAGTGGCATCGTCAGCGCCGTTGCGCTCAGCGCCATCGTGTACATCCTCGTGCGCGAGCTCTTTTTCCTGGTCGCCGTCTTCCAGCAGAAACTGGGGAGCGACTCCTTGACGGAGCTGGTCGGTGAACGCGCGACCCGCCTGTTCGATCGCCTCGGCATCGATCGCGGCGTCGCCATCACGCGCCTCCGGCACGAGCTCTCCGCGGCAAGCGAGTACGCCGCGCGCGCAGCCGGCACTTTGGTGCAGGCCACCACCAGCGCCATGCTCGGCTTGGTCGTGGCGGTGATGACCATGTATTACGTGCTGCTCGAGTGGCCCAACATCGCCCTTCGCCTCGAGCGCGTGCTCCCGCTCGATCCGCGGCACACGCGCGCGTTGGTGCTCGAGTTTCGCGATGTCGGGCGCAGCTCCTTCGTGGGCACCATCGCCACGGCGGCCGTGCAAGGGCTGCTCGGCGGCATCGGGTATGCGTGGGCGGGGCTCTCCAGCTCCGTCACCTTGGGCTTGCTCACGGCCATCGCCTCGTTCGTGCCCCTGGTGGGGACCTCGCTCGTGTGGATGGGCGTCTCGGTCTATCTGCTCGTCAACGGCAAACTCCTGGCCAGCTTTCTCGTGTGCGGCTGGGGCTTTTTCGTCGTGATGGGCCTGTCGGACTACTTCATCCGGCCGCGCCTGGTCGGCGGTGCTGGCCACGGCCACCCCTTGCTCATGTTGGTGGCCTTGCTCGGCGGGATCGAAGTCTTCGGCCTTGCGGGTCTCATCGTCGGACCCATCTTGATGTCGCTCTTCCTCGCCGCCCTCCGCATTTACGAGCGCGAGGTTGACACGGAAGACCTTCCCGATCGCCGTTATTCAGGAACGGCCCCGCAAGCGGGGCCTGGGTCCAGCCACCAGCTCGAAGAAACACCACCGCCCACCCGACCAAGAAAGACGCTCCACGAGCACGAGGAATAG